The following are encoded together in the Sphingomonas insulae genome:
- a CDS encoding MlaD family protein produces METRSNHVIVGAVVLILLAVLAIFTVWIARLGGATEREYDIFFKQSVDGLAKGSTVTYSGVPTGQVKTIALWKPDPQFVRVRVTVNDDTPILQGTTATILGSFTGTSTVALDGARKGAPPIVCPEQPDATQCPYGVPVIATKQGGIGAILNSAPQLLERLSTLTERLTGLLTDRNQASIAGILDNTNRLTDALADRGPEIAATLAQTRIAIQQAGDAAQSIGKLADTTNGVLADDVKPTMQNLNKAIASAQQSAETLNSAIQDARPGLQTFSKQTIPEANRLVRDLRVTATALSSIADKVDQGGASSLIGQQKLPDYKGK; encoded by the coding sequence ATGGAAACCCGTTCCAACCACGTGATCGTCGGCGCGGTCGTGCTGATCCTGCTCGCCGTCCTGGCGATATTCACCGTCTGGATCGCCCGTCTCGGCGGCGCGACCGAACGCGAATATGACATCTTCTTCAAGCAATCCGTCGATGGCCTCGCCAAAGGGTCGACGGTCACCTACTCGGGCGTCCCCACCGGGCAGGTGAAGACGATCGCGCTGTGGAAGCCCGATCCCCAATTCGTCCGCGTGCGCGTGACGGTCAACGATGATACGCCGATCCTGCAGGGGACGACGGCCACCATCCTCGGCAGCTTCACCGGCACCAGCACCGTTGCGCTCGACGGTGCGCGCAAGGGTGCGCCGCCGATCGTCTGCCCGGAACAGCCCGATGCGACGCAATGTCCCTATGGCGTTCCCGTGATCGCGACCAAGCAGGGGGGCATCGGTGCCATCCTGAACAGCGCGCCGCAGTTGCTCGAGCGCTTGTCGACACTGACCGAACGACTGACCGGCCTGCTTACCGATCGTAACCAGGCATCGATCGCCGGTATCCTCGACAACACCAACCGCCTGACCGACGCGCTCGCCGATCGCGGGCCGGAGATCGCGGCGACGCTGGCGCAGACGCGGATCGCGATCCAGCAGGCGGGCGATGCCGCACAATCGATCGGCAAGCTGGCCGACACGACCAACGGCGTGCTGGCGGACGACGTCAAGCCGACGATGCAGAACCTCAACAAGGCGATCGCATCGGCGCAGCAGAGCGCGGAGACGCTGAACTCGGCCATCCAGGATGCGCGTCCCGGCCTCCAGACCTTCTCGAAACAGACCATACCGGAAGCCAACCGGCTGGTCCGCGATCTGCGCGTCACCGCCACCGCGCTGTCGTCGATCGCGGACAAGGTCGACCAGGGCGGTGCCAGCTCGCTGATCGGCCAGCAGAAGCTCCCCGACTACAAGGGCAAGTGA
- a CDS encoding ABC-type transport auxiliary lipoprotein family protein produces the protein MKTRLLILAASLPLAGCISFGAKPPPSLLTLEATAAPAVGAEQNSAKTRSITIQVPSTPTSIAGARVPVQATPTTIAYVKDAQWAEPPARLFARLLSDAVSARSNMVVLSTVQSISDPSATLTGELRRFGLDATARDAVVTYDAALTRAGGDTVEKRRFEARVPVSAIDATNAGTALSQAANRVAGDVAAWVAAR, from the coding sequence ATGAAGACCAGGCTTCTCATCCTCGCCGCAAGCTTGCCGCTCGCCGGCTGCATCAGCTTCGGTGCCAAGCCGCCGCCCTCGCTGCTGACGCTGGAGGCGACCGCCGCCCCGGCGGTCGGTGCGGAACAGAATTCCGCGAAAACGCGGTCGATCACCATTCAGGTGCCATCGACGCCGACCTCGATCGCCGGTGCGCGCGTGCCGGTGCAGGCGACGCCGACGACGATCGCATACGTCAAGGATGCGCAATGGGCGGAACCGCCGGCGCGTCTGTTCGCGCGTCTGCTGTCCGATGCGGTATCGGCGCGCAGCAACATGGTCGTGCTGTCCACCGTCCAGTCGATCAGCGACCCCAGTGCGACGCTGACGGGCGAGTTGCGCCGCTTCGGACTGGACGCGACGGCGCGCGATGCGGTGGTGACCTATGATGCCGCGCTCACCCGCGCCGGCGGCGACACGGTGGAAAAGCGCCGGTTCGAGGCGCGGGTGCCGGTATCTGCTATCGACGCCACCAACGCCGGGACCGCACTCAGCCAGGCGGCCAACCGCGTCGCCGGCGATGTCGCCGCCTGGGTGGCGGCGCGCTGA
- a CDS encoding ABC transporter ATP-binding protein, with protein sequence MPASTTDRDADEHIIQVRGLKNAFGEQVIHDDLDLDVRRGEILGVVGGSGTGKSVLMRSIIGLQTPVAGDITVFGEPTVGREETEATNIRKRWGVLFQGGALFSTLTVSENVQVPLREFYGDMNPALMAEIAAYKVVMTGLKPDAGPKFPAELSGGMKKRAGLARALALDPELLFLDEPTAGLDPIGAAAFDDLTKSLQKTLGLTVFLITHDLDTLYAICDRVAVLADKKVIAVGTIDELLALDHPWIEEYFKGPRGRAAVATKDAQADAHPTEIKSRQIAASPAAATEPAEQARTTD encoded by the coding sequence ATGCCCGCCTCCACCACCGATCGCGACGCCGACGAACATATCATCCAGGTCCGCGGCCTCAAGAACGCCTTCGGCGAACAGGTCATCCACGACGATCTCGACCTCGACGTTCGCCGGGGCGAGATCCTTGGCGTGGTCGGCGGCTCGGGCACCGGCAAATCGGTGCTGATGCGCTCGATCATCGGCCTCCAGACGCCGGTCGCGGGCGATATCACCGTCTTCGGCGAACCAACGGTCGGCCGGGAAGAGACCGAAGCGACCAACATCCGCAAGCGCTGGGGCGTGCTGTTCCAGGGCGGCGCCCTGTTCTCGACGCTGACCGTCTCCGAAAACGTGCAGGTGCCGCTGCGCGAATTCTACGGCGACATGAACCCGGCGCTGATGGCGGAGATCGCGGCGTACAAGGTCGTGATGACCGGCCTCAAGCCGGATGCCGGCCCGAAATTCCCGGCCGAATTGTCGGGCGGCATGAAGAAGCGTGCGGGGCTGGCGCGGGCGCTCGCGCTCGATCCCGAACTGCTGTTCCTCGACGAACCGACCGCCGGCCTCGATCCGATCGGCGCCGCCGCGTTCGACGACCTGACGAAGTCGCTGCAAAAGACGCTGGGGCTGACCGTCTTCCTCATCACCCACGATCTCGATACGCTCTACGCGATCTGCGACCGGGTGGCTGTGCTGGCGGACAAGAAAGTGATCGCGGTCGGCACGATCGACGAACTTCTCGCGCTCGACCACCCCTGGATCGAAGAATACTTCAAAGGCCCCCGCGGACGCGCCGCCGTGGCCACGAAGGATGCGCAGGCCGATGCGCATCCTACTGAAATCAAATCACGGCAGATCGCGGCAAGCCCGGCCGCCGCCACAGAACCGGCCGAACAGGCGAGGACCACCGACTGA